One genomic segment of Nocardia spumae includes these proteins:
- a CDS encoding heme ABC transporter ATP-binding protein encodes MSERPAGPAEVSETVRVPARGDTVPAPSPPARSGPGTWVRAVVRALRPAHGIPQPATPGAVTLAAHGVGVIREGRPVLDGVDLEVVAGQVLALVGPNGAGKSTLLAALSGELEPSSGTVELDGQPLAHWTPTDMARRRAVLPQNHTVGFPFTVREVVAMGRSPWARTARQDADERIMADAMAATDVEFLAARPFPALSGGERARVALARVLAQDTETVLLDEPTAALDLGHQEQVLGLAAARARAGAAVVVVLHDLGLAAAYADRVAVLAEGRLTAVGGPRDILTTDLLTSVYRHPIEVVDHPVTGAQLILPVRR; translated from the coding sequence ATGAGCGAGCGACCGGCCGGCCCCGCGGAGGTGTCCGAGACCGTCCGGGTGCCGGCCCGCGGCGATACCGTCCCAGCCCCGTCCCCGCCGGCTCGGTCCGGCCCGGGGACCTGGGTGCGCGCGGTGGTGCGGGCACTGCGCCCCGCCCACGGGATTCCACAACCCGCGACGCCCGGCGCGGTCACCCTGGCCGCACACGGTGTGGGCGTCATCCGGGAGGGTCGCCCGGTCCTGGACGGTGTCGATCTCGAGGTCGTGGCCGGGCAGGTTCTCGCGCTGGTCGGCCCCAACGGCGCGGGCAAGTCGACACTACTGGCCGCGCTGTCGGGGGAACTCGAACCCAGCAGCGGCACGGTCGAACTCGACGGGCAGCCACTGGCGCACTGGACACCGACCGATATGGCCCGGCGGCGCGCGGTCCTGCCCCAGAACCACACCGTCGGATTCCCGTTCACCGTGCGCGAGGTCGTCGCGATGGGCCGCTCCCCGTGGGCTCGCACGGCCCGCCAGGACGCCGACGAACGCATCATGGCCGACGCCATGGCCGCCACCGATGTCGAATTCCTCGCCGCCCGCCCCTTCCCGGCGTTGTCCGGTGGCGAGCGAGCCCGCGTGGCACTGGCGCGGGTACTGGCCCAGGACACCGAGACCGTCCTGCTCGACGAGCCGACCGCGGCCCTGGATCTGGGCCATCAGGAACAGGTGCTGGGGCTGGCCGCGGCCCGTGCCCGCGCCGGCGCGGCGGTGGTCGTGGTGCTGCACGACCTCGGCCTCGCGGCCGCCTACGCCGACCGGGTAGCGGTTCTGGCCGAGGGGCGTCTCACCGCTGTCGGGGGCCCGCGCGACATCCTCACCACCGACCTGCTGACCAGTGTGTATCGCCACCCCATCGAGGTCGTCGACCACCCCGTCACCGGCGCGCAGCTGATCCTGCCGGTGCGCCGCTGA
- a CDS encoding aldo/keto reductase: protein MEQRAVGRSGLRVSRMGLATHTWGRETDAEDAAAQLVAFVEAGGTLVDTSPVYQGGAAQRMLGELVGELIPRDDLVISGCAGLVPTPGVTDPDGGPAAGLHWGVDASRRTLMRQLDRTLAELGTDHLDIWCVAAWDRHTPLDEIAATLDHAVRSGKVRYAGARGLTAWQLATLAAAAPIVATHASYSLLARGAEYDLVPAATHHGVGLIASSPLAGGILTGKYRDGVPADSRGADEATAAEIRERLDEHATRVVDAVVTAADGLGTSPLAVAAAWIRDRPGVASMIVGARDIGQLTGVLAAETLELPRAIAAALDDVSGI, encoded by the coding sequence ATGGAACAGCGGGCGGTGGGGCGCAGTGGCCTGCGGGTGTCGCGGATGGGCCTGGCCACGCACACCTGGGGCCGGGAAACCGACGCCGAGGACGCGGCGGCGCAACTGGTGGCGTTCGTCGAGGCCGGGGGCACGCTCGTCGACACCTCCCCGGTCTACCAGGGCGGCGCTGCCCAGCGCATGCTCGGCGAACTCGTCGGTGAACTCATCCCGCGCGACGATCTGGTGATCAGCGGCTGCGCCGGGCTCGTCCCCACCCCCGGCGTCACCGATCCCGACGGGGGTCCGGCCGCCGGCCTGCACTGGGGTGTGGACGCCTCCCGGCGCACCCTGATGCGCCAGCTCGACCGCACCCTGGCCGAACTCGGCACCGACCACCTCGATATCTGGTGCGTGGCCGCCTGGGACCGCCACACTCCCCTCGACGAGATCGCGGCGACCCTCGACCACGCCGTGCGCTCGGGCAAGGTGCGCTACGCGGGCGCGCGCGGCCTGACCGCCTGGCAGCTGGCCACCCTCGCCGCGGCCGCCCCCATCGTGGCCACCCACGCCTCGTACTCACTGCTCGCGCGCGGCGCCGAATACGACCTGGTGCCCGCGGCCACCCATCACGGAGTCGGCTTGATCGCCTCCTCCCCACTGGCCGGGGGAATCCTGACCGGCAAGTACCGTGACGGTGTGCCCGCGGATTCGCGCGGAGCCGACGAGGCCACCGCCGCCGAGATCCGCGAGCGCCTCGACGAACACGCCACCCGTGTCGTGGACGCGGTGGTCACCGCCGCCGACGGCTTGGGCACCTCACCGCTCGCGGTGGCCGCGGCCTGGATCCGCGACCGCCCCGGTGTCGCCTCGATGATCGTCGGCGCCCGCGATATCGGACAGCTCACCGGAGTGCTGGCCGCGGAGACCCTCGAACTTCCGCGCGCCATCGCCGCCGCGCTCGACGACGTCAGCGGCATCTGA
- a CDS encoding MMPL family transporter yields the protein MLEDLLLRWGRFVHRHRYLVFAIFVLIVAISGFFGRDLGSRLTQGGWFDEHSESVVASKLADQTFGRDTDADVIVLYTAPDGHTVDDPPIRDAITAALSGLRDRYPDRIKKIDSYFDGSMMGQFADASRTHAFASIGLCGSDTATVDNYLAIRADLGASGPGAGPGGTTVQLAGLQPVVEGINIGMQDDIHRAELIALPVVAILLYFVFGGVVGALLPVLIGGMTILGSQGIMQLLTDHIDVNVFASAVVTLVSLGLAIDYGLFAVTRFREELAAGRSVEEATARTVATAGRTVLFSAAIIAVSLAALFIYPNGVLRSVPYGGISSVLLAAVLSVTALPAALSIVGRRIDLWGWHRFAGVRNAEQIDNGFFSKLALFAMRHPARVIIPVVAGLLFLLIPFRNIEFGGLSERYLAADNPARVAQERFDALFPEFRTEPLKLVVVGADPQQLSDIRFQANFTPGLTGPFEASAPTTDGINVLSTGLVRKSGADDAIAALRAIAHPPGVEVMVAGVPALERDAIHGLIAGLPLLATILATAALVLMYIAFRSLVLALKAVLMSALSLGAALGILTWLFVEGHGAGLLGFTPGPLMFAVLVLIVTVLFGLSTDYEVFLQSRMAEARAGGAPPAEAIRYGIAHTGGVITSAAAILIVVTGAFGFSDLVLMKYIAYGMIAALILDATVIRMLLTPAVLKLVWR from the coding sequence ATGCTCGAAGATCTTCTGCTGCGCTGGGGCAGGTTCGTTCATCGGCATCGATATCTCGTCTTCGCGATCTTCGTCCTGATCGTCGCGATCTCCGGATTCTTCGGCCGCGATCTGGGATCGCGGCTGACCCAGGGCGGCTGGTTCGACGAACACAGCGAATCGGTGGTGGCCTCCAAACTCGCCGATCAGACCTTCGGCCGCGATACCGACGCCGATGTCATCGTGCTCTACACCGCGCCCGACGGGCACACCGTCGACGATCCACCGATCCGCGACGCGATCACCGCGGCACTGTCGGGGCTGCGCGACCGCTACCCGGACCGCATCAAGAAGATCGACAGCTATTTCGACGGCTCGATGATGGGCCAATTCGCCGACGCCTCGCGCACCCACGCCTTCGCCAGTATCGGCCTGTGTGGCTCCGACACCGCCACGGTGGACAACTATCTGGCCATCCGGGCCGACCTGGGTGCCAGTGGCCCCGGCGCCGGACCGGGTGGCACGACCGTGCAACTGGCCGGGCTGCAGCCGGTGGTGGAAGGCATCAATATCGGCATGCAGGACGATATCCACCGCGCGGAGCTGATCGCACTGCCGGTGGTGGCGATCCTGCTGTACTTCGTCTTCGGCGGGGTGGTCGGGGCGCTGCTGCCGGTGTTGATCGGCGGGATGACCATTCTCGGCAGCCAGGGCATCATGCAGCTGCTCACCGATCACATCGATGTCAACGTCTTCGCCAGTGCGGTGGTCACATTGGTCAGCCTCGGGCTGGCCATCGACTACGGGCTGTTCGCCGTGACACGATTCCGGGAAGAACTGGCGGCCGGGCGCAGCGTGGAGGAGGCCACCGCGCGCACCGTCGCCACCGCCGGGCGTACGGTGCTGTTCTCCGCGGCGATCATCGCGGTCAGTCTGGCCGCGCTGTTCATCTATCCCAACGGGGTCCTGCGATCGGTGCCCTACGGCGGTATCAGCTCGGTGCTGCTGGCGGCTGTGTTGTCGGTGACAGCGTTGCCCGCCGCGTTGAGTATCGTGGGCCGGCGCATCGATCTGTGGGGCTGGCACCGATTCGCCGGAGTCCGCAACGCCGAGCAGATCGACAACGGATTCTTCTCCAAGCTGGCGCTTTTCGCGATGCGCCATCCCGCCAGGGTGATCATTCCGGTGGTGGCGGGTCTGCTGTTCCTGCTGATCCCGTTCCGCAACATCGAATTCGGCGGACTGTCCGAGCGATATCTGGCCGCCGACAATCCGGCCCGGGTGGCGCAGGAGCGATTCGACGCGCTGTTCCCCGAATTCCGTACCGAGCCACTGAAATTGGTGGTGGTGGGCGCCGATCCGCAACAGTTGTCCGACATCAGATTCCAGGCCAACTTCACCCCCGGGCTGACCGGCCCGTTCGAGGCATCGGCACCGACCACCGACGGCATCAATGTGCTCTCGACCGGCCTGGTGCGCAAATCCGGCGCCGACGACGCCATCGCCGCACTGCGCGCGATCGCGCACCCACCCGGGGTGGAGGTGATGGTGGCCGGTGTGCCGGCGCTGGAACGCGACGCCATCCACGGACTCATCGCCGGACTGCCGCTGCTGGCCACGATCCTGGCGACCGCCGCGCTGGTGCTGATGTACATCGCGTTCCGTTCCCTGGTGCTGGCGCTGAAGGCCGTCCTGATGAGTGCGCTGAGTCTGGGTGCGGCACTGGGCATTTTGACCTGGCTGTTCGTGGAGGGGCACGGGGCCGGACTGCTCGGCTTCACTCCCGGGCCGCTGATGTTCGCGGTGCTGGTGCTGATCGTGACCGTGCTGTTCGGACTGTCCACCGACTACGAGGTCTTCCTGCAGTCTCGGATGGCCGAGGCCCGGGCGGGCGGGGCGCCGCCGGCCGAGGCGATCCGCTACGGTATCGCCCACACCGGTGGTGTGATCACCTCCGCGGCCGCGATTCTGATCGTGGTGACCGGGGCATTCGGCTTCTCCGATCTGGTGCTGATGAAATACATCGCCTACGGCATGATCGCCGCACTGATCCTCGACGCCACGGTCATTCGCATGCTCCTCACTCCGGCGGTACTCAAACTGGTGTGGCGGTGA
- a CDS encoding heme/hemin ABC transporter substrate-binding protein: MRCLDRVRSARTISAAGHTAVTTRPATRSLIALLGAVLVIAVGAGCGDSGGGTGDQRGPSTATLADLDPAPIGPPPTPALPVTVHSYDGAEVTVTSADRIVAVDRYGTLAQTVWALGLGPKLVGRSTSAAFPAVREVPNVAGGNGSINVEAVAAARPTVFLTDPTSATPTMRDQLRALGITVVYFDPQRTIDGVGPQIQAVADALGVHEQGVKLAERSRGEIAAATAAVPEHAPPLKIGFVYLRSTAITMLAGPGSGADSLVTALGGVDAGTAAGLSEPFTTITSEAMIGAAPDVLLVMSDGLKSVGGVAGLEKVPGVAQTPAGRNHRVVDMSDAVLLSFGPETGHVLEALSKAVYGTRPA; encoded by the coding sequence ATGAGGTGTCTCGACCGTGTCCGTTCGGCTCGCACCATCTCCGCGGCGGGACATACCGCGGTGACCACGCGCCCGGCCACCCGATCGCTGATCGCGCTGCTGGGCGCCGTCCTGGTGATCGCCGTGGGCGCCGGCTGCGGCGACAGCGGTGGCGGCACCGGCGATCAGCGGGGTCCGTCGACCGCCACCCTCGCCGACCTCGACCCTGCCCCGATCGGCCCGCCACCCACACCGGCGCTCCCGGTGACCGTGCACTCCTACGACGGCGCCGAGGTCACCGTCACCTCCGCGGACCGCATCGTCGCGGTGGACCGTTACGGCACCCTCGCCCAAACCGTGTGGGCCCTGGGCTTGGGCCCGAAACTGGTCGGGCGGTCGACCTCGGCGGCGTTCCCGGCGGTACGCGAGGTGCCCAATGTCGCCGGCGGCAACGGCAGTATCAATGTCGAGGCGGTCGCGGCGGCGCGGCCCACCGTCTTTCTCACCGACCCCACCAGCGCCACCCCCACCATGCGCGACCAGCTGCGCGCGCTGGGCATCACGGTCGTCTACTTCGATCCGCAGCGCACCATCGACGGTGTGGGTCCGCAGATCCAGGCCGTCGCCGACGCGCTCGGCGTGCACGAGCAGGGCGTGAAACTGGCCGAACGCAGCCGCGGTGAGATCGCCGCCGCCACCGCGGCGGTACCCGAGCACGCACCACCGCTGAAGATCGGGTTCGTCTACCTGCGCAGCACCGCGATCACCATGCTCGCGGGGCCCGGCTCCGGCGCCGACTCGCTGGTCACCGCCCTCGGCGGCGTCGACGCCGGTACCGCCGCCGGATTGAGCGAACCGTTCACCACGATCACCAGCGAGGCCATGATCGGCGCCGCACCCGATGTGCTGCTGGTGATGTCGGACGGGCTGAAATCGGTCGGCGGCGTCGCCGGGCTGGAAAAGGTGCCCGGCGTCGCGCAGACCCCCGCCGGGCGCAACCACCGTGTCGTCGACATGTCCGACGCGGTCCTGCTCAGCTTCGGCCCCGAAACCGGCCACGTCCTCGAGGCACTGTCGAAGGCCGTCTACGGCACTCGGCCCGCATGA
- a CDS encoding FecCD family ABC transporter permease, with the protein MAAATSPPAGSARRGRSRVTIVFVVAIALLIALALISAAVGQVPTTPWEVAGSVLHRIGLDWGPMPHHPAGEVTLWQVRFPRVVLAILVGAALATAGALLQGVFANPLAEPGVIGVSAGAAVGAGVVIVVGGAFVAAWSVAAGAFVAGLGTTLAVYLLSRSRGRTETVTLVLTGVAVNAFAGGLMSFLLFTASPAARDQIVFWQMGSLNGATWQAVTVVAPLTAVGVVAAVLMAPRLDLLALGEAAARHLGVDVERLRRNVIVVVAILATAGVAFTGIILFVGLIVPHVVRMLVGPAHRVLIPLSAILGAVVLLAADIGARTLVHNADLPLGMLTSLVGGPFFFWLLRRTRARSGGWA; encoded by the coding sequence GTGGCCGCCGCGACGTCCCCGCCCGCCGGATCCGCCCGACGCGGCCGGTCGCGGGTGACGATCGTGTTCGTGGTGGCGATCGCCCTGCTGATCGCGCTCGCGTTGATCTCGGCCGCGGTCGGCCAGGTGCCGACCACACCATGGGAAGTCGCCGGCAGTGTGCTGCACCGCATCGGGCTCGACTGGGGTCCGATGCCGCATCATCCCGCCGGTGAGGTGACGCTGTGGCAGGTGCGGTTCCCGCGGGTCGTGCTGGCGATTCTCGTCGGCGCCGCCCTGGCCACCGCCGGTGCGCTCCTGCAGGGCGTATTCGCCAACCCGCTGGCCGAGCCCGGTGTCATCGGTGTCTCGGCGGGAGCCGCGGTCGGCGCCGGTGTGGTGATCGTGGTCGGCGGCGCGTTCGTCGCCGCTTGGTCGGTGGCCGCGGGCGCGTTCGTCGCGGGCCTGGGCACCACTCTCGCGGTGTACCTGCTGTCGCGCTCGCGGGGGCGGACCGAAACCGTGACGCTGGTCCTGACCGGTGTCGCGGTCAACGCCTTCGCCGGCGGGCTGATGTCGTTTCTGCTGTTCACCGCCTCCCCGGCGGCGCGCGATCAGATCGTGTTCTGGCAGATGGGCAGCCTCAACGGCGCCACCTGGCAGGCCGTGACGGTCGTCGCTCCACTCACCGCGGTCGGAGTCGTGGCCGCGGTACTGATGGCACCGCGGCTGGACCTGCTGGCCCTGGGCGAGGCGGCGGCCCGCCATCTCGGCGTCGATGTGGAACGGCTGCGCCGCAACGTGATCGTGGTCGTCGCCATCCTCGCCACCGCGGGGGTGGCGTTCACCGGAATCATCCTGTTCGTCGGCCTGATCGTGCCCCATGTGGTGCGCATGCTGGTCGGTCCGGCCCACCGCGTGCTGATCCCGCTGTCGGCGATCCTCGGCGCGGTGGTGCTGCTGGCCGCCGATATCGGCGCCCGCACGCTGGTGCACAACGCCGATCTCCCGTTGGGCATGCTGACCTCCCTGGTCGGCGGGCCGTTCTTCTTCTGGCTGCTGCGCCGCACCCGCGCTCGCTCGGGAGGCTGGGCATGA